One genomic window of Pagrus major chromosome 22, Pma_NU_1.0 includes the following:
- the LOC141018026 gene encoding interferon-induced protein 44-like — protein sequence MYRQALVDHVSSSSFTKEFTTYTIPKEDGQSLYPFVFNDMMGLEKGDGVLVDDVKLALRGHMRDDYKFNRQSKLSEDDPFYNKNPSTNDKVHVLVLVIDANTVSMMKDEIVFRDIRREASDLGIPQVAIFTKIDEACPEIKKDLKNVYKVQSLEQKMEQFSATLGIPVNCIFPVKNYHKEINLNSDIDSLILSALKHIIQCGDDFINLKKSNERLTCFNKV from the exons ATGTACAGACAGGCTTTGGTGGATCAtgtctcttcttcatctttcacCAAAGAG TTCACAACCTACACGATCCCAAAAGAAGACGGACAGTCCCTTTATCCTTTTGTCTTCAACGACATGATGGGCCTGGAAAAAGGAGACGGAGTCCTTGTGGACGACGTCAAACTGGCTCTGAGGGGACACATGAGAGACGATTACAAG TTCAATCGTCAATCTAAGCTGTCAGAGGACGATCCATTCTACAACAAAAACCCAAGTACCAACGACAAAGTTCACGTTCTGGTTCTGGTCATTGATGCCAACACAGTGTCTATGATGAaggatgaaattgtgtttcGGGACATCAGGAGGGAAGCCAGTGATCTGG gaattcctcaagtggccattttCACCAAAATTGATGAGGCCTGTCCTGAAATcaaaaaagatttaaagaatGTCTACAAGGTCCAGTCTCTGGAGCAAAAG ATGGAGCAGTTCAGTGCAACATTGGGAATCCCCGTGAACTGCATCTTCCCTGTGAAGAACTACCATAAAGAAATCAACCTCAACAGTGACATTGACTCACTGATCCTGAGCGCCCTGAAACACATCATACAATGTGGAGATGACTTCATCAACTTAAAGAAGAGTAACGAGAGACTGACATGTTTCAACAAAGTATAA